GGCGGTCATCGCGGCAGTTCATGATCCTCGGCGCCGCCGGCTGACGGCGGTCGCGCGGATCGAAGGACCCGCACACCTGCTGCAGAACACCGAAGAGCAAGACCGCCGCGTCACGGCGTACGGGCAACTGATCGCCGGGCTGTGCCAGAGCAACCGGATCGTCCGCGCGCAGATCCTCGAGCGGACCCTCCCGGATCCCGGGGACAGCCTGACGAACTGGGCCGAGCAGCGGGGCCTCGATCCGCGGCAGCCGGCCGGAGCGATCTACCAGGACCTACTCCGGCACGCTGCTCCGGCGCCGGCCAAGCACGAGACTCTCCTTGCCTTCACCCTCGACCTCGACGCGGTGTCGAAGGAAGTCCGCAAGCACGGTGGCGGCACGTCGGGCGCGATAGCTGTCTTGGAAGCCGAAGCCCGCGGCTTCCAGATGACATTGGGAGCGGCCGGCGTCGCCGGATGCTGGCTCAACGCTCCTGAGCTCGCGATGAGTCTGCGCGTCGCCTTCGACCCAGCCGCCACCCGCACCGTCCCGAGCCTCGAAGCGCTCGACCCCTCCGGTGCCGGGCCGCTGGCGATCGACGCCGAGTGGGACCACCTTCGTACGGACTCGTCGATGCACCGCGTCTACATCGTCACCGAATGGCCGCGCGTGAAGGCAACACCGGCCTTCCTCGGACCGCTACTGCTCAAGCCCGGAGTACGCCGTACTTTCTCGCTCGTTCTGCAACCCATCCCGGTCGCCAAAGCGCTACGGGACGCTCGCCGCCACCAGGTCGACCGGGTCACCGAGCGCGCGACGCGCAACAAGATCGGCCGCCTGGAGAGCGAAGAAGACCGCCAACTTGACGCCGACGTCGCCCAACGCGAAAGAGACCTGGCCGCCGGTCACGGCGACGTCCGCTGGATCGGCCTCCTCGCCGTCTCGGCCGACAACGAGGACAAGCTCGATGAAGCCTGCACCGAGATGGAGATCGCCGCAGCCCGCGCTCTGATCGACCTCCGTCGCCTGGTCGGCCAACAACTCGACGGGTTCCTGGCAACAACACTCCCGTTCGGAACGGGATTGCGATGAACCACAACGAACGTGCAGTGGCCGTGTACGAACCGACCGGGCTCGACCGGACCACTCGCAGAGCCAACCGCAAGGCGGTCGCGCTGCGAGGGCGGCCCGTGGCTAGGCGAGATCGTGAGTCGAGGGACTTCGAGTCTGCGGTGGAGCCGCGGCGGGCGCCGTACGACGCTCGGCATGCCTTGCCGCTGCTCGTCGACGCACACCGTGCCACGACGAGGATCTTGCGGGTTGCCTATCCCTTCCTGGCCGAAGGGGGATTGGGGGCTGATGGCACCTATATCGGGTCGGATGTCTTCAGTGGCGGCTCGTTCGTCTACGACCCCTGGGTCCTCTACCAGTCCAAGGTCATCACCAACCCCAACCTGCTCCTGGCCGGCGTCATCGGCAGCGGCAAGTCCTCGACCGCGAAGGCCTTCATCACCCGCTCGATCGCCCTCGGCCACCGCGCCTACGTCCCCTGCGACCCCAAAGGTGAATGGACGCCCGTCGCGGAAGCCATCGGGGGTGCCGCCATCCAGCTCGGCCCCGGGCTGCCGACCAGGCTCAACCCACTTGACGCCGGCACCCGCCCGGCCGCCGTACAGCCTGACGAATGGGACAAGATCGTCTGGTCCCGGCGCCGTGCCCTGCTCGGAACTCTCGCCGAGTCCACACTCGGCCGGCCCATGACGGCGGTCGAACACACCTCACTCGACCTCGCCCTCGAGACGGCGACCACCAACCCGGCCCCGACCATCCCCGACGTCGTCGTCGCCCTGTTCGACCCCGACGACGACCGCGCACACCGAGGCGGCCTGCACAGGAACGCGCTGCTCGACGACGGACGCGAGGTCGCCCACGCCATCCGGCGCCTGGTCCACGGCGACCTGTCCGGCATGTTTGACGGCCCGTCGACCACCGAGTTTGACGCCACCCTTCCGATGGTCTCGCTCGACTCGTCCCGCATCGGCTCGGGAGGCAACGACCATGCCCTGCGGCTGGCGCTGGCGTGCGCCTCGTCCTGGATGGAGGCCGCGGTCGCCGATCCGTCCGGTGGGCAGCGATTCATCGTGTACGACGAAGGCTGGCGGGTGATGCGCGACCCGGCGCTGCTTCGCCGGATGCAGGAGCAGTGGAAGCTGTCCCGCGCCTGGGGTGTGTCCAACGTCCTGATCATCCACCGACTGTCCGACCTGGCCGCAGTCGGCGACCTCGGCTCCGAAGCCCGCGCACTGGCCGAAGGTCTCCTCGCCGACTGCTCGACCCGGATCATGCTCCGCCAAGAGCCCGACCAACTCGCCCGTACGGCGACGCTGCTCGGGTTGACCGACGTCGAGATCGCAACGATAGGGAAGCTGCCGAAGGGCCGTGCGCTGTGGCGGCTGCCCGATCGGTCGTTCGTCGTACAGCTCGTACGGCACGCCCGCGAAGTCGAACTCTTCGACACTGACGCCCGGATGTAGCCCCGTGCTTAACAAGACCCCAGGCACAGATCTCGCGATCATCGGCCTCGTTGCCGTCGCCGTCGCGGGCCTCATGCTCCGCACCGTCGGCGGCCTCTGCATCCTGATTACTACCGGCCGGTGGACGGATGCCCCATCGACCGCCGGCGTCGCCGTACTCGTGGATCCCGCCCATCCGGCCCGAGCCTTCGGGCTCGCCTCTGAGTCTTTCGGGCCGCTGCTGTTCTGGACGCTTGCTGCACTGATCGCCGCTGTACCGGCGGCGCTGGGCGTAGCTGGTTCGCATATCTACCAGCGCAGGCGTGCTAGCACCCAGGGCAGGGCCCGCAACCTCGTCGCGCGCCCCGGCTTGGCGACCCGGGCAGACGTGGAGCACGCAGTTGGCCGGCGCCAGGTCATCCGCCGCGGCCGCTCAGCCAGACCGTCGTTGAAGCATCCCAGACCTCAGGAAGTCGGCACATTGCGCGGCTATTCCCGAGGCCGCGAGTGCTGGTCTTCGGTGGAGGATTCCGAGATCGACGTCGGACCACCGCGCTCAGGCAAGGGCCTCCACAGCGTCATCAACGCCATCCTGGACGCGCCGGGCGCCGTCGTCACCACCTCGACCCGGCCCGACAACCTCGTGGCCACCCTCGGCCTCCGCAAGGTCAAGGGGCCGGTGGCCGTCTTCGACCCCCAAGGCCTCAGCAAGGCCGACGGAATTCGCTGGTCCCCGGTCCGCGGCTGCGAAGACCCAACCACCGCGATCGTCCGCGCCTCCGGCCTCGCTGCGGGCGCCGGCTTCACCAAAGGCGGCGTCACCGACGGCGCGTTCTGGCACGGCCAAACCGAAATGGCCCTCCGTGGCCTTCTCCACGCCGCCGCCATCGACGACACCGGCATCGATCGCCTCTACCGCTGGAGCCTCGAACCTGCCTCCGCCATCGAAGCCGTCTCCATCCTCAACCACTCCGACGAGGCCGCCGAAGGCTGGGGCGACACCCTCGACGGCATCGTCTGCATGGACGGCCGCACCCGCGACGCCATCTGGGCAGGCGTCCGCTCCGCCCTCTCAGCCCTGGCCGATCCCGCCGTACGCCGAGCCTTCGACCCACCACCCGGCGCCGGCCTCGACCCGAAGACCTTTCTCGCCGACAAAGGCACCATCTACCTCCTCGGTACCGGCGTCGGCGCCAGCGCCACCTCTGCCTTCATTGCGGCCCTCCTGGAAGACATCACCGAGACCGCACGCCAAATCGCCGCCCACCAAGAAGGAGGACGCATGGAACCCCCGCTCGCTCTCGTGCTCGACGAAATCGCCAACCTCTGCGCCGTCCCCTCCCTGCCGTCCCTGATGGCGGACGGCGGCGGTAATGGCATCTCTACTCTCGTCGTCATCCAGTCCCTGGCCCAGGCCCGCGAACGGTGGGGCGAACAGGCCGCCGCGGCCATGTGGGACGCCGCCACCATCCGCCTCATCCTTGGCGGTTCCGCCCAACCTAAGGACCTCCAAGACCTCTCTGCGGTCTGCGGCGACCGAGATGAAGAACTCCGCAATTGGAGCCGCGGACCCGACGGAGGCCGCACCTGGTCGACGAGCACGCGCCGGTTGCCGGTTCTTCCGCCTGACGTTCTCCGCACCTTGCCGTTCGGCACCGGGGTTCTACTTGCGCGAACGGCGCCACCAATCCTGCTCAAGCTGAGGCCTTGGACGGACCGACCGGACGCGCCCGAGATCGCTCAGAGCGTCAAACGGAACGGGCAGGTGTCGCCTTGATTGGCGACGAGTCGCTGATGGCCCTTGACGACATCTTCGATCCCCAGGTCATTTGCTGGCGATCGTTGACCGCGCGAGCCGTAGACGAACAACTGGCAGCCCTCGCAGATTGGGTCGGCTGGGCCGTCGAGCGATATCAGCTCGACCACAAGGTGATTCCGCCCTGCTGGGCCCAGCACGGAAGCCTGGTCGAAGAGCTGTCCGCCTTGCGTTCGCTGTGGGACGGCAGCTTCCAGGATGATTCATCACCCTCAGATCCGATCACCTTTCATCGCGAGCTCGACCTCGCCCAGCGCCGCCTACGAGAGTGGGGATCACGCCTCGGCTGCTCAAGGACAACCCATAGGCCGGAACCAACTCCCGATCCTTGAACTGGAACGGACGAAGTCAGCTATTGCTGTCGCACAGGCATGAGTCCGTGAAACGCCGAGCGATCGTGCGTGCGCGGCTCCGAAATAGCAGGCAACGCGCTTGCTCGCGAGGAGTTCGGGCTTGCCATCGACATCTACGGCACCGGAGATCCTTGTTTGTCACGCGTAAGAAGGCCCGGCTGGTGAACTTGGCCAGAAGAGCTCCCGAACGGCTGTCCGCCCTGGCGCGCACGAGTCACTTGCTGAGCGCCGGAGTCCAGTTCTTGACCGAGATGTAGTTGGTAGAGGTGCCGCACCGGCGATGAGCCGAACTCGGCGATCATCTTCGCCGTCACCGGTGTCTCCCGTGCCAGCGGGCTGGTCACCGGCAGTCCCGGCGCCGTCAACTCCTCCTTCCTGCTGCTCTTCCCATTCGCGTTCCTCACCAACTCCTTCCTCCCCCAAGAGGCCCTGACCGGCTGGCTCGCCACCGTCGCCGACTACAACCCCGTCACCTACCTGCTCGCCACCTTGCGCTCACTACTCAGCAACGGATGGGTCTGGGCCGACCTGTGGCCCGGGCTCGTCGCGATCGCCGGCGTCGGAGCCTTGAGCTTCACCCTCGCCTTCACCGCCCTGCGCGGACGAGTATCACGCGGTTGACACACGACCCCACGAGGTTCCCGCCTTCCGTCGGGGACCTCGTACCCGTCTACCGGCCGCTGCCCGTGCGCGACACCTTGTTTTGACGGGTGGCGGGCACGGCCCGTACGGCAGCGGCGGGTGACCGTCGAAGCCGGGTCACAGCGGCCATGAGCGGAGTGACGATGGTGGTGGCCGCAGCGCCGAAGGTGGTGTCGGTCACCAGGATCAGCCGTACGGTCTTCATGGCCATGGAGAGAACCTCACTGCCGCGCTGGCGCATCTGAGCTTCGAAGCGCGCGACCGCGTTCGTGAGGGTCGTCGTGTCGCCGTCGGAGAGGGTGTCGAGCTGGCCGAGCAGATCCGCGGCGTCCTGGATCGCCGCACCGGCGCCCATGCCGGCAGTGGGTGGTGTGGCGTGGACAGCGTCACCGAGGGCGGTGAAGCGGCCTGCGGTCCACGGAGCGAGATCGGTGGCGCGGGTCGAGGCAGCGTTGAACCGGAACGCGGCTACGCTGGCCGGATCGGCGCGGGCGATGACCTCCAGCGTGTGGCCGGCCCATTTGTGGTCGCGGAACCGGTCGAGCAGGGCACTCCGCAACGGAGCACCGTGCAGATCGCGCAAGGAGTCGGTGTGGGCGGATTCGGGAAACATCGCGCCCCAGATGTACGTCGGGCCGGTGGTGATCGACATGCACAGCTCGGGGGCGTCGAGTGCAGCATTGCCGACCGGGTCCAGAAAACCGACATAGAGCGCGGCGCCCCGCGGGCCGATTCCCATCGTCGAACGTGTCCCGAGCCGCTGTCGTTCGGCGCTACTGAGGTCGGCGCGGCGAGTTCGACCGGAGAATCCGATGATGCCGGCCGGGCGGTTGGTCGGCCCCTGCGCCAGGTAGCGGGCGACGACCGAGTGTGTTCCGTCGGCACCGACCACCAGGTCCGCGGTGACCGGCGGACCATCGGTGAACAGAACCCGAGGCATACCCTGTTCGTCCTCATCGACGCCCGACACGGCCCGCCCGAGCTGCAGGTCGTCGCCGACGGCCTCCGCCAGCAGCGTGCGCAGCGTGATGCGGTCGACGTCGATGCTCGCGCTGCCACTCAGGTCCGGGCCGTACCCGAGAAGACGACCGCGCCGGTCCCAGAACGCGTCGGGGTCCCGCAGCCGCAAGGCCGATCCTGAAGCCAGCAGCCGTCGCATGATCTCAGGATCCACCAGGCGCTCGAGCGCCGACTGAGCTCGCTGATCGAGGGTGATGTGGTAACCGCCTGTCGCTGCGACATCGGTATCGCGGTCGAACACCGTCACTTCGTACCCGCCGCGGCGCAACCCGGCACCCAACGCGAGCCCACCGATCCCGCCGCCAACCACGACAACCCGCATGTCTGAACCTGCCTTCTGCTGAATGATCGTTGCCCCGTCACCACAGACGGTGCCGGCAGTAGTGGACTCGGGATGGCCAGTACTGGGGGCAGGATGGAGCAATGACAAGTACGTCACACAGGGCGCTGCGGCTGCTGTCCCTGCTCGGCTCGCGCAGGACGTGGCCGCTGAGGGATCTTGCGGCCCGGCTCGCGATCAGCGAGCGCACAGTCCGCCGCGACCTGGACACCCTGCGCGAACTCGGCTACCCGGTGACGAGTGTTCGCGGCCCGGATGGTGGCTACCGGCTCGGTACCGGGTACGTCCTGCCGCCGCTGCTGTTCGATCATGACCAAGCACTGGCGATGGCCATTGCGCTGCAAACCGCGAACACCTCCGTGTTCGGCCTGCAGGACGACACCGCCAGAGCACTGGCAACCTTGCAGCAGGCCATGCCCGAGACGCTGCGCGCCGTGATGGAATCCCTCCGTCTGACCAAACTGCGAAACTATTGGGAGTTCCCCGCACCCCCGATCGATCCCGCCGCGCTCAGAACTGTCGGTACCGCGGTGCGTCTGCGTCATGTCCTCGTCGCAGAATTTCTCCGCCTCGATGGGACACGCCCCGCCCCCGGCGACCAGGATTTCGCGACAGCCCGCCGTCTTGAACCCCATCATCTCGTGGTCTGGGCGGGGCGGTGGTACCTCATCGCCTACGACCTTGAAGATCGTCACTGGCGAGTACACCGAGTAGACCGGCTGCACCCCCGCCCGACCACCCGCAGCTTCACCTTGCGGGACCTGCCGGGAGGCGACCTCGCCCTTTTCGTCATGAGTAGCCACGACCGCGGTGACACCCCCGCGGCTTGGCAATGCACCGGCAGCGCACGCCTCAATCTGCCCGCCGATATCGTGGCCCGCTGGGCACCCGGCGGCTCCGTCGTCGAGCACCTCGACACCAACCACTGTCGTCTCACCCTCGGCGCCTGGTCCTGGGCCGGCATCGCCGGAATCCTCGCCACTTTCGACACCGACCTCACCGAGGTGCACCCGCCCGACCTGCTCGACGCCTGCCGACAAATCGCGCACCGCTACGCCGCAATGACCTCGACAGAACTCACCGGTCCCGTTCGGCCGTGAACAGCGCGTTGGCTCAAGCAGCTGATGGCCCTTTCACCGGCTGTTCCCCGAATGGAATACATTCAATGGGAATCTGATCATACGGTCGCTGGGTCACTGCATTCATCAAGTATCGCTGCAACACTGGGAAAGACTACGGTGAGAGGAAGTTCATGCCAGCAGGAGCAGACCCAGCGCCGATTCAGTTAGTAGGTCCGGCTGCCATAGGCCGAGCCAGCGATGGCACCGCGGTCTTCCACACCGGGTTGTGGCTGGGCCCCAGCCAGAGTTGTCTGTTCATCGGCATCATCGCTGAAGGTGGACCGTCGAGGCGGCCCAAAAGGCCGTCAATCACGATCAGCAACGGTCAGGACCTGTTGATCAACAGCTTCTCCTTTGTCGGCGGTGGCGGCGGCCCCGGCCACGGTGACTGCTGGCTGCTGCAGGCCGACGTCGATACTGAGAACGCGTGGCGTCTGTCAGGCGCGACACTGGTCATGCGGTACGAGATTCTCGCTCTTGACTACACCGCTCAGCTTGCGGATCTGACAAAGCAGTGACCTTGGCTCCCCGAGGTTGATCCCACTCGACGCCCACAGACCGAAGCCACCAGCGCAACAACACGTCGGCGTAGCTGCGCGCCGGACCTGACTGGTTGTCGCGGGCAACAAAATCCGCCAGGACCTGGCGCACCGCCTCTCCACCGGCCCTGGTGAAGCTCTCGCTCGCATCGCGCGTCCGGTCTCCGATCTTGACGGCGGTGGCTTGGTGCGCTTGTGTTTGTAACAGAAAAATATGTGAAGTTAACACTGGAACCTGAGTGGCGGGTCGGGATGAGACTTCGGCTGATGGCCGTGCCGGCGATGCTCACGCCGATGATTGTTGCCTGCGGTGCCGAGAACGAGCCGGCGGTGGGGGTGGTGGTGACGCGAAGATCGCGTTCCTGATGCCGGACATCGCCTCCACCCGGTACGAGCAGTACGACGCTCCGCTGTTCAAGGCGAAGATCAAGGAACTGTGCGGCGGCTGCGAGGTGCTCTACCAGAACGCCGGCGCTGACCCGGCCAAACAGCAGCAGCAGGCCAACTCGATGCTCGCCCAAGGCGTGCAGGCGATCGTGATCGACCCGGTCGACTCCGCCGCGGCGGCCTCGATCGTGCAGGCGGCGCAGGGGCAGGGCATCCCGGTGATCGCCT
The Kribbella italica DNA segment above includes these coding regions:
- a CDS encoding SCO6880 family protein, which codes for MTTTMATRFPRPERNTVLLGLRPMQVALLALAAVLLVLNIISNAGSAARLTGLITSICCAVVALARIEDLPSYRWLLLRVVNALRIARRQQSYRASVVRPTIHGSLHLPGSEGALRILDTEAVIAAVHDPRRRRLTAVARIEGPAHLLQNTEEQDRRVTAYGQLIAGLCQSNRIVRAQILERTLPDPGDSLTNWAEQRGLDPRQPAGAIYQDLLRHAAPAPAKHETLLAFTLDLDAVSKEVRKHGGGTSGAIAVLEAEARGFQMTLGAAGVAGCWLNAPELAMSLRVAFDPAATRTVPSLEALDPSGAGPLAIDAEWDHLRTDSSMHRVYIVTEWPRVKATPAFLGPLLLKPGVRRTFSLVLQPIPVAKALRDARRHQVDRVTERATRNKIGRLESEEDRQLDADVAQRERDLAAGHGDVRWIGLLAVSADNEDKLDEACTEMEIAAARALIDLRRLVGQQLDGFLATTLPFGTGLR
- a CDS encoding ATP-binding protein — protein: MEPRRAPYDARHALPLLVDAHRATTRILRVAYPFLAEGGLGADGTYIGSDVFSGGSFVYDPWVLYQSKVITNPNLLLAGVIGSGKSSTAKAFITRSIALGHRAYVPCDPKGEWTPVAEAIGGAAIQLGPGLPTRLNPLDAGTRPAAVQPDEWDKIVWSRRRALLGTLAESTLGRPMTAVEHTSLDLALETATTNPAPTIPDVVVALFDPDDDRAHRGGLHRNALLDDGREVAHAIRRLVHGDLSGMFDGPSTTEFDATLPMVSLDSSRIGSGGNDHALRLALACASSWMEAAVADPSGGQRFIVYDEGWRVMRDPALLRRMQEQWKLSRAWGVSNVLIIHRLSDLAAVGDLGSEARALAEGLLADCSTRIMLRQEPDQLARTATLLGLTDVEIATIGKLPKGRALWRLPDRSFVVQLVRHAREVELFDTDARM
- a CDS encoding type IV secretory system conjugative DNA transfer family protein, with translation MLNKTPGTDLAIIGLVAVAVAGLMLRTVGGLCILITTGRWTDAPSTAGVAVLVDPAHPARAFGLASESFGPLLFWTLAALIAAVPAALGVAGSHIYQRRRASTQGRARNLVARPGLATRADVEHAVGRRQVIRRGRSARPSLKHPRPQEVGTLRGYSRGRECWSSVEDSEIDVGPPRSGKGLHSVINAILDAPGAVVTTSTRPDNLVATLGLRKVKGPVAVFDPQGLSKADGIRWSPVRGCEDPTTAIVRASGLAAGAGFTKGGVTDGAFWHGQTEMALRGLLHAAAIDDTGIDRLYRWSLEPASAIEAVSILNHSDEAAEGWGDTLDGIVCMDGRTRDAIWAGVRSALSALADPAVRRAFDPPPGAGLDPKTFLADKGTIYLLGTGVGASATSAFIAALLEDITETARQIAAHQEGGRMEPPLALVLDEIANLCAVPSLPSLMADGGGNGISTLVVIQSLAQARERWGEQAAAAMWDAATIRLILGGSAQPKDLQDLSAVCGDRDEELRNWSRGPDGGRTWSTSTRRLPVLPPDVLRTLPFGTGVLLARTAPPILLKLRPWTDRPDAPEIAQSVKRNGQVSP
- a CDS encoding FAD-dependent oxidoreductase; the encoded protein is MRVVVVGGGIGGLALGAGLRRGGYEVTVFDRDTDVAATGGYHITLDQRAQSALERLVDPEIMRRLLASGSALRLRDPDAFWDRRGRLLGYGPDLSGSASIDVDRITLRTLLAEAVGDDLQLGRAVSGVDEDEQGMPRVLFTDGPPVTADLVVGADGTHSVVARYLAQGPTNRPAGIIGFSGRTRRADLSSAERQRLGTRSTMGIGPRGAALYVGFLDPVGNAALDAPELCMSITTGPTYIWGAMFPESAHTDSLRDLHGAPLRSALLDRFRDHKWAGHTLEVIARADPASVAAFRFNAASTRATDLAPWTAGRFTALGDAVHATPPTAGMGAGAAIQDAADLLGQLDTLSDGDTTTLTNAVARFEAQMRQRGSEVLSMAMKTVRLILVTDTTFGAAATTIVTPLMAAVTRLRRSPAAAVRAVPATRQNKVSRTGSGR
- a CDS encoding helix-turn-helix transcriptional regulator; protein product: MTSTSHRALRLLSLLGSRRTWPLRDLAARLAISERTVRRDLDTLRELGYPVTSVRGPDGGYRLGTGYVLPPLLFDHDQALAMAIALQTANTSVFGLQDDTARALATLQQAMPETLRAVMESLRLTKLRNYWEFPAPPIDPAALRTVGTAVRLRHVLVAEFLRLDGTRPAPGDQDFATARRLEPHHLVVWAGRWYLIAYDLEDRHWRVHRVDRLHPRPTTRSFTLRDLPGGDLALFVMSSHDRGDTPAAWQCTGSARLNLPADIVARWAPGGSVVEHLDTNHCRLTLGAWSWAGIAGILATFDTDLTEVHPPDLLDACRQIAHRYAAMTSTELTGPVRP